From a single Flavobacteriales bacterium genomic region:
- a CDS encoding SRPBCC domain-containing protein, with amino-acid sequence MQSRRSIEPHVVSRVFSTPRELVWKANTEPADMMKWFAPAGSNSFVKSMDLRPGGTCHYCQRAADGTNEMWGLITYEVITPIDRMMYIQSFSDEVGAVTAHPLSETWPKYMRCVVIFDDLGNDQTRMTVEWTPHDPSAEEVATFDGARAGMDQGWKGTFDNLEAYLMAERTV; translated from the coding sequence ATGCAATCACGTAGAAGTATCGAGCCACACGTTGTATCCCGCGTATTCAGCACGCCTCGGGAATTGGTCTGGAAAGCCAACACGGAACCGGCCGATATGATGAAATGGTTCGCACCAGCCGGCTCGAATAGCTTCGTGAAAAGTATGGATCTCAGACCCGGTGGCACGTGTCATTATTGTCAGCGCGCTGCCGATGGTACCAATGAGATGTGGGGGCTGATCACCTATGAAGTGATCACGCCGATCGATAGGATGATGTACATCCAGTCCTTCTCTGATGAAGTAGGCGCCGTAACAGCTCATCCATTATCAGAGACCTGGCCGAAGTATATGCGCTGCGTGGTGATCTTCGATGATCTAGGCAATGATCAGACCCGCATGACAGTGGAGTGGACACCACATGACCCTAGCGCAGAAGAAGTCGCAACTTTCGATGGTGCACGCGCTGGCATGGACCAAGGCTGGAAGGGTACGTTTGATAACTTGGAGGCATACTTGATGGCGGAACGGACCGTCTAG
- a CDS encoding sorbosone dehydrogenase family protein, with protein MSTSFKASLIVLVAFSLSGSVCVPTMVGGKPKLNEILLPPEFELNVYAENVTNARAMCWGDQGTLFVGSRSAGNVYALRDEDGDGTAEVQHTIASGLTMPVGVAFKDGDLYISVVNGVVKLIDIEDHLETPPTPVLVTDAYPSEKHHGWKFIAFGPDGKLYIPVGAPCNSCESPDSIFASITRINSDGTDREIIAHGVRNSVGFDWDPETGKLWFTENGRDNMGNDIPQCELNVLNNEGEHFGYPYCHEGTIPDPEFGTLRDCNEFIPPAAKLGPHVAPLGMRFYRGKQFPKKYWNAIFIAEHGSWNRTTPIGYRVVVAFPQADGTATTEIFAEGWLKGSSATGRPVDVLEAPDGSLLVSDDDADMIYRITYKEP; from the coding sequence ATGTCAACTTCTTTCAAGGCTTCGTTGATAGTGCTTGTTGCATTCTCACTATCAGGTTCGGTCTGTGTACCTACGATGGTAGGTGGCAAGCCCAAACTGAACGAAATACTGCTTCCGCCAGAATTTGAATTAAACGTGTACGCTGAGAACGTTACCAATGCTCGCGCTATGTGCTGGGGCGATCAAGGGACATTGTTCGTAGGTTCTCGAAGCGCTGGTAATGTATATGCGTTGCGCGATGAAGACGGTGATGGAACAGCTGAGGTTCAGCACACGATCGCAAGCGGCTTAACGATGCCGGTCGGCGTGGCATTCAAGGATGGCGATCTATACATCAGCGTTGTGAATGGTGTCGTGAAATTGATCGATATCGAGGACCACTTGGAAACACCGCCGACTCCTGTCCTTGTAACGGATGCCTACCCTTCTGAGAAACATCATGGATGGAAGTTCATTGCCTTTGGACCTGATGGGAAACTGTACATCCCCGTTGGTGCTCCTTGCAATAGTTGCGAAAGCCCGGACTCGATATTCGCTTCAATAACTAGGATCAATAGCGATGGTACAGATAGGGAGATCATTGCGCATGGAGTTCGAAATTCAGTAGGGTTCGATTGGGATCCGGAAACAGGTAAGCTTTGGTTCACTGAGAATGGGCGGGACAATATGGGCAACGACATTCCGCAGTGCGAACTGAACGTCCTCAACAATGAAGGAGAACATTTCGGTTACCCATACTGCCATGAAGGAACGATACCCGACCCGGAATTCGGAACACTTCGGGATTGCAACGAATTCATACCTCCCGCAGCAAAACTTGGACCCCATGTGGCACCGCTCGGTATGCGGTTCTACCGTGGAAAACAGTTCCCGAAAAAGTATTGGAATGCCATATTCATTGCTGAACATGGGTCATGGAACCGTACTACACCTATCGGATATCGTGTAGTCGTCGCGTTTCCACAAGCGGATGGTACAGCAACAACCGAGATCTTCGCAGAGGGTTGGTTGAAAGGAAGCAGTGCAACTGGCCGCCCAGTTGATGTGCTGGAAGCACCTGATGGCAGCCTATTGGTCAGTGACGACGATGCTGATATGATCTATCGGATCACTTACAAGGAGCCATGA
- a CDS encoding universal stress protein yields the protein MKNILVPLDLSAISGRVLDVATELAQRMNVKLWLVHVAAPEPDFVGFDVGPGSVREIRADELRKEHVDLQRLASDLVNRSIQCEALLVQGPTSDTLLSMITRLNADMVVMGSHGHGALYKTFVGSISEQVLSKSPVPVVIVPKKD from the coding sequence ATGAAGAATATTCTTGTACCATTGGATCTATCGGCCATTAGCGGACGCGTGCTTGATGTTGCTACGGAACTTGCTCAACGCATGAACGTTAAGCTCTGGCTCGTTCATGTAGCTGCACCTGAGCCGGATTTCGTCGGATTTGATGTTGGACCGGGGTCCGTTCGTGAAATACGTGCCGATGAGCTCCGGAAAGAGCATGTCGATCTGCAAAGGTTAGCTTCGGACCTCGTGAATAGATCCATCCAGTGTGAGGCATTATTGGTTCAAGGACCTACTTCCGACACCCTGCTATCCATGATCACAAGGCTCAATGCGGATATGGTCGTAATGGGATCTCATGGACATGGTGCTTTGTACAAAACCTTTGTAGGGAGCATTAGCGAACAAGTGCTTTCGAAAAGTCCTGTACCAGTCGTGATCGTCCCCAAGAAAGATTGA
- a CDS encoding TIGR04282 family arsenosugar biosynthesis glycosyltransferase: MGPLLIVFLRKPEIGKVKTRLAATVGPEKALDVYVGLLAHTLGSTEQLRCTKQAWYTGEGSVDAVEAYGFTTHLQNGSDLGERMLTAFSNGFSYGHSPIVIIGTDCPLISADLISEAFDSLKTNDAVLGPTRDGGYYLLGLNEPLVSVFQNKTWSTDSVARETLEDLGREHKRVHMLLELIDVDTEQDLIDTNWDQRDRPK; this comes from the coding sequence ATGGGACCTTTGTTGATCGTATTCTTACGGAAACCTGAGATCGGCAAGGTCAAAACACGTTTGGCTGCGACAGTTGGTCCAGAAAAGGCGTTGGATGTATACGTTGGACTTCTGGCTCACACACTTGGTTCCACAGAACAATTGCGTTGCACCAAGCAAGCGTGGTATACCGGTGAAGGCTCCGTTGATGCGGTTGAAGCCTATGGATTCACCACACACTTACAAAATGGCAGCGATCTCGGTGAGCGCATGTTAACCGCCTTCTCAAATGGCTTCAGTTATGGTCATTCACCTATCGTGATCATCGGAACCGACTGCCCTCTCATATCAGCGGATTTGATCTCCGAAGCCTTTGATTCGTTGAAGACCAACGACGCGGTATTAGGACCTACACGGGATGGTGGGTACTATTTACTTGGACTGAATGAACCATTGGTCAGCGTGTTCCAGAACAAAACGTGGAGTACGGATTCCGTTGCGCGTGAAACGCTGGAAGACCTAGGGCGCGAGCACAAACGCGTTCACATGTTGTTGGAGTTGATCGATGTGGATACCGAACAAGACCTGATCGACACGAATTGGGACCAACGGGACAGGCCTAAATAG
- a CDS encoding GNAT family N-acetyltransferase, producing the protein MIKLPIPSMEGHSTERLIFRRPSMNDCDWWMEFINSPDCLRFLGLKVGDPASCTFFIQKSLDRIPRNGTCLNAVIERATNKPVGMVGLLTQEVEGEMELEIGYHMLPSAWGKGYAKEAAVACKAFAADHQLAPSVVSLIDPANFASQAVAKHNGMEFQRKVIFRDEELFLFRTKV; encoded by the coding sequence ATGATCAAACTACCCATACCATCAATGGAAGGCCATAGTACGGAACGGCTGATCTTTCGCAGACCTAGCATGAATGACTGCGATTGGTGGATGGAGTTCATCAATAGCCCGGACTGTCTACGGTTCTTAGGTCTGAAGGTCGGTGATCCGGCTTCATGCACCTTCTTTATCCAGAAGAGTTTGGATCGCATACCGCGTAATGGCACGTGCTTGAATGCTGTGATCGAGCGGGCGACCAACAAGCCAGTAGGTATGGTTGGATTGCTCACCCAGGAGGTCGAGGGGGAAATGGAATTGGAGATCGGGTACCACATGCTGCCATCTGCATGGGGAAAGGGCTACGCGAAGGAAGCGGCGGTAGCTTGTAAAGCATTTGCGGCAGACCATCAACTCGCGCCATCCGTGGTTTCACTGATCGATCCGGCCAATTTCGCAAGCCAGGCCGTAGCCAAGCACAACGGGATGGAATTTCAACGAAAGGTGATCTTTCGGGACGAGGAGTTATTCCTTTTCAGAACAAAGGTCTAG
- the selD gene encoding selenide, water dikinase SelD codes for MDNQPSTEPVRLTQYSHGAGCGCKIAPAVLETILKSDLGILNEPRLLVGYGSRDDAAVYDIGNGRALISTTDFFSPIVDDAFDFGRIAATNALSDIYAMGGKPLLAVAILGWPIEKLGPELAQRVVEGGRKACHDAGIPLAGGHSIDAPEPFFGLAVTGEVEIANIKRNDTAKDGDLIYLTKPLGVGILSTAQKRGKLKAEHEHIGPDLMVQLNRIGYDLGKYKNVSAMTDVTGFGLAGHLLEICNGSGLSAEIEFDRIPVIPEALIYVAEGCYPDGTLRNWKSYGEHITGADDMKRMLLLSDPQTSGGLMFTMAADHNLSELLIELGITDPIVRIGKMVPRTTKGILVS; via the coding sequence ATGGATAACCAACCTTCAACTGAGCCGGTTCGGCTTACTCAATATAGTCATGGAGCCGGATGCGGCTGTAAGATCGCGCCTGCGGTTCTGGAGACCATCCTGAAAAGCGATCTGGGCATACTGAACGAACCACGACTGCTTGTTGGATACGGTAGTCGCGATGATGCGGCCGTTTACGACATTGGAAATGGTAGGGCTCTCATCAGTACAACTGACTTCTTTTCTCCTATTGTAGATGATGCGTTCGACTTTGGACGCATTGCCGCCACAAACGCACTGAGTGATATTTACGCCATGGGTGGCAAGCCACTGTTGGCCGTTGCTATTCTTGGCTGGCCAATTGAAAAACTCGGGCCAGAACTTGCGCAACGCGTAGTGGAAGGTGGTCGTAAGGCATGCCATGATGCAGGCATACCGCTTGCAGGTGGTCATAGCATTGATGCGCCGGAACCATTCTTCGGACTGGCCGTGACGGGTGAGGTGGAGATCGCGAACATTAAACGGAATGACACTGCGAAGGATGGCGACTTGATCTATCTCACAAAGCCACTTGGAGTTGGCATTCTTAGCACAGCTCAGAAACGCGGTAAGCTCAAAGCCGAACATGAGCACATTGGTCCTGATCTTATGGTTCAATTGAACCGGATCGGATATGATCTGGGCAAGTACAAGAACGTTTCAGCAATGACCGATGTTACAGGGTTCGGCTTAGCTGGGCATTTGCTGGAGATCTGTAACGGAAGTGGTCTAAGTGCAGAGATCGAGTTCGATAGGATCCCGGTCATACCTGAAGCCTTGATATATGTTGCTGAAGGATGTTATCCGGACGGGACGCTCAGGAATTGGAAGAGTTATGGTGAGCATATCACCGGTGCGGATGACATGAAAAGAATGTTGCTATTGAGCGACCCACAAACAAGTGGAGGCTTGATGTTCACTATGGCTGCGGATCACAACTTATCAGAACTCTTGATCGAGTTGGGCATTACGGACCCGATTGTGCGTATCGGCAAAATGGTACCAAGAACAACGAAAGGTATTCTCGTTAGTTGA
- a CDS encoding NAD(P)/FAD-dependent oxidoreductase, which yields MQERSDFDTIIIGSGAGGLSAAICLSRAGQRVLVLEQHDVPGGWCHSFYLNGHRFTPGVHYVGLLGAGESTSELYQGLGIADELVFFRMNPKAYEHCWIGGERIDLPANFDELIESLSTRFPKERKNIKQYLTTVRDVCAQLMLIPKMNGFWDNVTIPWRTRHLGKYGLFSLKTVIDRFIQDPLLKAVLNVQCGDHGVPPGRASFPLHAAVMSHYFSGGYYPMGGGGAIVKAMTNAIKKHGSEVRTSQRVKRILLEGKKAIGVELETGERVLAKYVISNADPATTYRKLVGVENVSPKLVKKLDKTKYSCTSLMLFLTVDMDVRKAGLDSGNIWYTAGIVDADVLYSEMMQPDILKGEEFPGMFISCTTLKDPSSYDGKHHCLEAISFIDPNAFEQFKGEGNDRSAAYMEYKEAIMAKMLKTLEKVVPGIGAHIIHKELGTPLTNSFFINSTNGSVYGTEKIFKQIGPFSYKPKSEVENLYLCGASIMSHGVAGAGYSGVQTAAIILGCRSEDLIKPTGTNPVKTYEAEDPSNYPEALKRKMEVKRSRAGVVGS from the coding sequence ATGCAAGAACGATCTGACTTTGATACGATAATCATTGGCTCCGGCGCTGGAGGATTGTCCGCGGCGATCTGCTTATCCAGAGCGGGCCAACGCGTTTTGGTGTTGGAGCAACATGACGTCCCAGGAGGTTGGTGCCACAGCTTTTATTTGAATGGTCATCGGTTCACGCCTGGGGTGCATTATGTGGGTCTATTGGGAGCAGGTGAGTCCACCAGCGAGCTATACCAAGGCCTTGGCATTGCCGATGAATTGGTGTTCTTCCGCATGAACCCGAAGGCATACGAACATTGCTGGATCGGCGGTGAACGCATAGACCTGCCTGCGAATTTTGATGAATTGATAGAGTCGCTTTCAACACGTTTCCCGAAGGAGCGGAAGAACATCAAACAATACCTGACCACAGTGCGTGATGTTTGTGCACAGTTGATGCTGATCCCCAAAATGAACGGGTTTTGGGATAATGTTACGATCCCCTGGCGAACGCGGCACTTAGGCAAATATGGCTTGTTCAGCCTGAAGACAGTGATCGACCGGTTCATTCAAGACCCATTGCTGAAAGCTGTTTTGAACGTGCAATGCGGAGACCATGGAGTGCCGCCGGGCAGAGCGAGTTTTCCATTGCATGCGGCGGTAATGTCACACTATTTCAGCGGCGGCTATTATCCTATGGGTGGCGGCGGCGCCATTGTAAAGGCCATGACGAATGCGATCAAAAAGCATGGTAGCGAAGTGCGAACCAGCCAGCGCGTAAAGCGGATATTGTTAGAAGGGAAAAAAGCGATCGGCGTAGAATTGGAAACCGGCGAACGCGTACTCGCCAAATATGTGATCAGCAATGCAGACCCTGCTACCACATACCGCAAATTAGTAGGAGTAGAAAACGTATCTCCGAAATTGGTAAAGAAGTTGGACAAGACGAAGTACTCGTGTACATCACTCATGCTCTTCCTAACCGTGGATATGGATGTGCGCAAAGCTGGGCTGGACTCAGGTAACATTTGGTACACCGCAGGCATCGTGGATGCTGATGTTCTGTACAGTGAAATGATGCAACCGGATATCCTGAAAGGCGAAGAATTTCCAGGCATGTTCATAAGCTGTACGACGCTAAAGGATCCTTCCAGCTATGATGGGAAACACCATTGCCTAGAGGCCATTTCGTTCATAGACCCGAACGCTTTCGAACAATTCAAAGGGGAAGGAAATGATCGCTCGGCTGCCTATATGGAATACAAAGAAGCGATCATGGCCAAGATGTTGAAGACCTTGGAAAAAGTGGTGCCGGGCATTGGTGCGCATATTATCCACAAGGAATTGGGCACACCGCTTACAAATTCGTTCTTCATCAACTCAACAAATGGGTCGGTGTATGGGACGGAGAAGATCTTCAAGCAGATCGGCCCGTTCTCGTACAAGCCCAAAAGTGAGGTCGAGAACCTCTACTTATGCGGCGCCAGCATAATGTCCCACGGAGTTGCTGGTGCTGGTTATTCCGGCGTACAAACGGCCGCAATTATACTTGGTTGCCGTTCCGAAGATTTAATTAAGCCAACCGGAACAAACCCGGTAAAGACCTACGAAGCAGAGGACCCGAGCAACTATCCGGAAGCGTTAAAGCGCAAGATGGAAGTGAAGCGGAGTCGGGCAGGGGTTGTTGGATCGTAA
- the arsS gene encoding arsenosugar biosynthesis radical SAM protein ArsS (Some members of this family are selenoproteins.): protein MKSLSATHHLLSATLQQRMVLEGESLDLPYFAAKLKDAGLPVLDAFGLDVLQVNLGLMCNQTCTHCHVDAGPDRKEKISRAILEDCLTAIKAHDIGTVDLTGGAPEMHPDFRWFVEQCAQLGKRVMVRCNLTIILANKKYHDLPEFYKKHQVEVVSSLPFYTADRTDRQRGKGVFEHSIEALKMLNTVGYGVEGSGLKLDLVYNPAGAFLPGSQSELKAQFKRSLMTDHGIVFNDLFAITNLPISRFLEHLVRTDQYQEYMEKLVNAFNPQAVAGVMCRNMISVSHTGSIYDCDFNQMLDIPLTAGMPKNISDLASASVIGRRIATGRHCFGCTAGAGSSCGGATA from the coding sequence ATGAAAAGCCTTTCGGCAACACATCACCTATTGAGTGCGACCCTTCAGCAACGAATGGTTCTGGAGGGCGAATCATTGGACCTTCCTTATTTCGCGGCGAAGTTGAAGGATGCGGGACTTCCTGTACTTGATGCTTTCGGATTGGATGTTCTTCAGGTGAATCTTGGCTTGATGTGCAATCAGACCTGTACACATTGCCACGTGGATGCTGGTCCGGACAGAAAAGAAAAGATCTCGCGTGCCATTCTGGAAGACTGTCTCACTGCAATAAAAGCACATGACATTGGAACGGTGGACCTTACAGGTGGCGCACCGGAAATGCATCCCGATTTTCGTTGGTTCGTTGAGCAATGCGCCCAGCTCGGCAAACGTGTTATGGTGCGCTGTAACCTCACGATAATCCTAGCGAACAAGAAGTATCATGACCTGCCTGAATTCTACAAAAAGCATCAGGTAGAAGTGGTCAGTTCCCTACCCTTTTATACCGCCGACCGCACCGATCGCCAACGCGGCAAGGGTGTATTCGAGCATTCCATTGAAGCATTGAAGATGCTCAACACTGTAGGGTACGGCGTGGAAGGAAGTGGTCTGAAACTCGACCTTGTGTACAATCCTGCGGGTGCGTTCCTGCCAGGCTCACAGTCTGAACTGAAGGCGCAATTCAAACGCTCGTTGATGACCGATCATGGTATTGTGTTCAACGACCTATTTGCCATCACCAATTTACCGATCAGCCGATTCTTGGAACACTTGGTCCGAACGGATCAGTATCAGGAATACATGGAAAAATTGGTCAATGCATTCAACCCACAGGCAGTAGCGGGTGTGATGTGCAGGAACATGATATCCGTGAGCCATACTGGATCCATCTACGATTGTGATTTCAATCAGATGTTGGATATTCCACTGACCGCAGGTATGCCAAAGAACATTTCTGATCTGGCTTCTGCAAGCGTTATCGGCAGAAGGATCGCAACAGGGCGCCATTGTTTTGGTTGCACTGCTGGGGCAGGAAGTAGTTGCGGAGGAGCTACTGCGTGA
- the mnmH gene encoding tRNA 2-selenouridine(34) synthase MnmH: MPKQLSIAEFIATKSPVIDVRSPAEFIQGHIPGAHNLPLFTNEERALVGTLYKQKSRDVAMLEGLRIVGPKMANMVEEARSLGIDERIAVHCWRGGERSASIAWLLEKAGFADVVTLKGGYKAFRNLVLKSFENTYDLRVLSGYTGTGKTELLGYLKDLGQQIVDLEGLANHKGSSYGAIGEDPQPSTEHFENLLWSAMQHIDPNRPIWLEDESQLIGRVKIPDPFFAQIRSALCYFADMPREERAARLVEVYGKYPKNELAAATKRIEKKLGPQHCRTALEALEKDDLHSVAMITLTYYDKTYLHGLQKRDASRIVRETASFKNMKAIAEQAIIAHG; encoded by the coding sequence GTGCCAAAACAACTATCCATAGCGGAATTCATTGCGACCAAGTCGCCTGTTATTGATGTGCGGTCCCCCGCCGAATTCATTCAGGGACATATACCTGGAGCGCATAACCTTCCCCTTTTCACCAATGAAGAACGCGCCTTGGTAGGTACGCTCTACAAACAGAAAAGTCGGGATGTGGCCATGCTCGAAGGTTTGCGGATCGTGGGTCCAAAAATGGCGAACATGGTTGAAGAAGCTCGTTCACTCGGTATCGATGAACGGATCGCTGTGCATTGTTGGCGCGGTGGAGAGCGGAGCGCCAGCATAGCTTGGCTTTTGGAGAAGGCGGGGTTTGCGGATGTGGTTACACTCAAGGGTGGCTATAAAGCATTCAGAAATCTTGTACTCAAGTCTTTCGAGAACACTTATGACCTGCGCGTTCTAAGTGGATACACTGGCACTGGAAAAACCGAACTGCTCGGATATCTGAAAGACCTTGGCCAACAAATAGTGGACCTGGAAGGCCTGGCAAATCATAAGGGCAGTAGCTACGGTGCAATTGGAGAGGATCCACAGCCGAGTACAGAACACTTCGAGAATCTACTATGGTCAGCAATGCAGCATATCGACCCGAATAGACCGATCTGGTTGGAAGATGAAAGTCAATTGATCGGCAGGGTAAAGATCCCTGATCCGTTCTTCGCACAGATCCGATCAGCGCTCTGCTATTTTGCGGATATGCCACGTGAAGAACGTGCCGCTCGGTTGGTGGAAGTGTATGGTAAGTACCCTAAGAATGAACTGGCAGCTGCAACCAAACGAATAGAAAAGAAACTTGGTCCTCAACATTGTAGAACAGCTTTGGAAGCTCTGGAAAAAGACGACCTTCATAGCGTTGCCATGATCACACTAACGTATTACGACAAGACCTATCTACACGGGCTACAAAAACGTGATGCGTCCCGAATTGTGCGAGAAACTGCCTCATTCAAGAATATGAAAGCAATTGCTGAGCAAGCCATAATAGCGCATGGATAA
- a CDS encoding carboxymuconolactone decarboxylase family protein, whose protein sequence is MSKIYYDPADLKKFGKITEFQKELGEKFFDYYGDVFKEGALTAREKSLIALSVAHAIQCPYCIDAYTTDTMEKGCSEAQMMEAVHVAAAIRGGASLVHGVQMMNKAKEMVGG, encoded by the coding sequence ATGAGCAAAATATACTACGACCCCGCCGACCTTAAGAAGTTCGGAAAGATCACGGAATTCCAAAAGGAACTCGGAGAGAAGTTCTTCGATTATTATGGTGATGTGTTCAAGGAGGGAGCGCTTACGGCGCGCGAAAAATCGCTGATCGCTTTAAGTGTTGCACACGCCATACAATGTCCATATTGTATAGATGCCTACACGACCGATACCATGGAAAAAGGCTGTAGTGAGGCCCAGATGATGGAAGCTGTTCACGTAGCGGCGGCCATTCGTGGCGGCGCATCATTGGTGCATGGCGTTCAAATGATGAACAAGGCGAAGGAAATGGTTGGTGGATGA
- a CDS encoding alpha/beta hydrolase fold domain-containing protein, translating to MSILIGALSLATNAIAQDYTTPEQYQFTLESDLVYGVAPNYTGIVDTLELDLYKPLGNTDNERPLLVLVHGGAWVGGCKNDPGSGVVALAREFVGRGYVVASVNYRLGWHKDDFVPNPAGPPTWPIEYGALYAADSIEMKRALYRAQQDVKGAIRWLKQRSALDSVCVDKVFLGGESAGGFTALAAAFMDRDEEKPYYCNAMPDAPVPAPNVLNGTTFQCILHTYATPPAALQRPDLGPVQGTLNLNGNDASVRGVANLFGGVPYDAFDLDWWQGVDTPIVYMYHQTCDGIVPFNKGRPFETMSGQCNLGSTPWHTNQPITYGSNAIKNAFDAMIDPPEYITEFAYCDPFFTDLALFECIRYGNNGSYHFLGNPALRAVNIAAFFDTIASGPTSCISTGTNEISYEIRPLIYPQPAQDHIQVQHPDLHGNVSIRLMALDGRTVLERIVKANAETIQLDIPEGITSGTYVLLLGSAASTRGLRVLIER from the coding sequence GTGAGCATACTGATAGGTGCACTTTCCTTGGCAACAAATGCAATTGCACAGGACTACACAACCCCGGAGCAATACCAATTCACCTTGGAAAGTGATCTGGTCTATGGTGTTGCTCCAAATTATACCGGCATAGTGGACACGTTAGAGCTGGATCTGTACAAGCCTTTAGGTAACACGGACAATGAACGCCCGCTTTTAGTTCTTGTGCATGGAGGTGCTTGGGTAGGTGGTTGCAAGAATGATCCGGGGTCCGGTGTAGTTGCTCTTGCGCGAGAATTCGTAGGGCGTGGATATGTCGTTGCGAGTGTGAATTATCGGTTGGGATGGCATAAGGACGACTTCGTTCCTAACCCGGCAGGTCCTCCAACATGGCCTATTGAATACGGTGCCCTCTATGCTGCGGACTCAATAGAAATGAAGCGAGCACTATACAGAGCACAGCAGGATGTAAAAGGCGCCATCCGTTGGTTGAAACAACGCTCGGCGCTGGACAGTGTATGCGTGGACAAGGTATTCTTGGGGGGTGAAAGCGCTGGCGGTTTTACTGCCTTGGCGGCTGCTTTTATGGACCGGGATGAAGAAAAACCATACTACTGTAACGCCATGCCGGATGCACCTGTACCGGCTCCGAACGTATTGAACGGAACCACTTTCCAGTGCATTCTGCACACCTATGCAACGCCTCCGGCAGCCTTGCAGCGTCCCGACCTTGGCCCGGTTCAAGGAACGTTGAACCTGAATGGGAATGATGCAAGCGTGCGTGGTGTTGCGAACTTGTTCGGGGGTGTTCCCTATGATGCATTCGATCTCGATTGGTGGCAAGGTGTTGATACTCCGATCGTCTACATGTACCATCAGACCTGTGATGGAATTGTGCCGTTCAACAAAGGGAGACCGTTTGAAACCATGTCCGGCCAATGCAACTTGGGCAGTACGCCGTGGCACACCAACCAGCCCATCACTTATGGTAGTAACGCGATCAAGAATGCGTTTGATGCCATGATCGATCCGCCAGAATACATTACTGAATTCGCCTATTGCGATCCATTCTTTACTGACCTGGCCTTGTTCGAATGCATTCGTTACGGGAACAACGGCTCGTATCATTTTTTAGGGAATCCTGCACTACGTGCTGTGAACATTGCAGCCTTTTTTGATACGATAGCGAGTGGACCAACTTCGTGTATTAGTACTGGGACCAATGAGATCAGCTACGAGATCAGGCCTTTGATCTATCCGCAACCTGCCCAAGATCATATCCAAGTGCAACATCCAGATCTGCACGGCAACGTTTCCATCCGATTGATGGCGTTGGATGGACGGACTGTTCTGGAAAGGATCGTGAAAGCAAATGCCGAGACCATCCAACTGGATATTCCGGAGGGTATCACCAGTGGAACTTATGTTCTGCTACTGGGGTCGGCAGCCTCCACGCGCGGTTTGCGTGTGTTGATCGAGCGATAA